The following proteins are encoded in a genomic region of Diabrotica virgifera virgifera chromosome 1, PGI_DIABVI_V3a:
- the LOC114334056 gene encoding acyl-CoA Delta-9 desaturase gives MSTTVVQTVVQDEETKLSKTRDVNWMKVLFQLQITLMSLFTIHFLLYDSQWKTLLFTLALVLLGQLGVTAGAHRLWAHNTYTADGILRAFLIFCQTLSGTGSVYEWVQWHRLHHKYFQTDLDPYNPSRGWFFAQIQSTTLHLSEAQEAELKKIDMSDLEKDKLVMWQKKYYIALYLIVTLLLPINAPVEYWNEGLYSSVFILGFLRGFINLNLAWLINSAITIWGLKKGEKFPCDTNLVFILNKSNWLAYHYIAPWDYQVSEYGQYANDTISKTIRIFQVLECASNLKTIDSDTVRRALTNSVVQKRDITECLEELCDYSQKAPVFN, from the exons ATGTCGACTACCGTAGTCCAAACCGTAGTGCAGGATGAGGAAACTAAGCTGTCGAAAACCAGGGATGTGAACTGGATGAAGGTGTTATTCCAGTTGCAGATCACTCTTATGTCCTTATTTACGATTCATTTCCTTTTATATGATTCACAATGGAAGACGCTTCTCTTCa CGCTAGCTTTAGTATTACTGGGACAACTGGGAGTTACAGCTGGGGCACATAGGCTATGGGCACATAATACTTACACCGCTGATGGTATTCTCAGAGCTTTCCTCATCTTTTGTCAAACCCTCTCTGGAACT GGTTCCGTATATGAATGGGTTCAATGGCACAGGCTTCATCACAAATATTTTCAAACTGATTTGGACCCATACAATCCCTCAAGAGGGTGGTTCTTCGCACAAATTCAGAGCACAACTCTTCACTTAAGTGAAGCTCAAGAGGCAGaactgaaaaaaattgatatGAGTGATCTCGAAAAGGATAAACTAGTAATGTGGCAAAAGAA GTATTACATAGCCCTCTACCTGATTGTCACTCTTCTACTGCCAATCAACGCTCCTGTAGAATATTGGAATGAAGGACTTTACAGTTCTGTATTTATTCTAGGATTTTTAAGAGGTTTTATTAACCTGAATTTAGCCTGGTTAATCAACAGTGCCATAACAATTTGGGGattaaaaaaaggagaaaa attccCATGCGACACGAATCTAGTCTTTATTCTTAACAAAAGCAACTGGCTGGCTTATCATTACATCGCTCCTTGGGACTATCAGGTTAGCGAATACGGTCAATATGCTAACGATACTATCTCCAAGACCATCAGGATATTCCAAGTATTAGAATGCGCCTCAAATTTGAAGACAATCGACAGCGATACTGTAAGGAGGGCGTTGACAAATTCTGTTGTCCAGAAGAGGGATATCACGGAGTGTCTGGAAGAGCTTTGTGATTATTCACAGAAGGCTCCTGTTTTCAATTAA